tatttataattaattagaaaatgattttaatttaaagatgtctaaaatttaattaaaaaaatatttactttcTCAACACATAATCAACaatatatctatttaatatttaacgtGATTAAGTATTTACGATTTCATTTCGGTAACCAATTTGATAGTAAATTTTAGGGTGCTGATATATGCACAccctaaatttatttatgtatatcgCACATCatgttttatatcaaattattcttattttttatcGTTTCAACTAAATATCTTATCAATTCAAAGAGATaatttaatacaaaataaacgGAAAGCGCCcacaaataaatttaagatatgTATATAGGGTTTTGGTCCACGACAATCGATTGTCATGGGGTCTTATCCAACACACAGCTCCATTATCATGAAATCTGTATTTCAAGAGTTGGGATTGAAACTGTTTTTTTAAGTATTCGCTATATTTTTCAGCGGATAGGGAAAGTTCCTATCCGcagaaaattatagcggatacttaaaaaacGAAGTTTTAATCTGGACTTTTGAAATAGAGATCCGACGGACCTGAAAGTGTGTGTTAAATAACCGGGTTGTCAGAGACCGGGACCCAGGTATATATTAGCATCCTAATTTTAAttaggggtggcaatcgtttcgtttcgtttcgtatactttcgtttcgtgtattttcgtgtttcgtgtactcgaaggtgaaacccgtatccgtccgttattaatttcgtgtacctaatttgaaacccgtatccgatccgaatcgtttcgtgtatatttcgtgtacttttcgtgtatattttatataaaaatattaatatattttttaatcaaaaaatggatttaatatatattatcctttataaatttattaaatgtgaatgatatatttatacttgtatacaattctctataaatttgttaatctatctacaatatatatccacacatacatataaatatatactttttactcaattatatatttaatatatcataacatatatataataaatattatctacaaatatttcgtgtactttcgtgtatttggtgtaccccaaatgaaaacccatatccgacacgaaatctatcgtgtaatttcgtgttcgtgtattttcgtgtttcgtgtatcgaaaatcaaaatccatatccatttttttcgtgtcgtttcgtttcgtgttagcgtgtcaTGTGTCAAATTGTCGCCCTAATTTTAATACATTAGCATGAGAGGAACAGGGGATGAGCACAAAAATTCCCCGGAATTGAGAGATGCTGCAGCTAATATTCCTTGTTTCCCTCCATTctgaagaaaaagaaatgatAAAACACCCATTCGCCCAAACGGCTACTTGGGTCCCACCCCCACACCTTTTTGTGTCTTTACACCACTTATCATTTGTCTCCTCCTTTCCTCTTCTTAATCCACCATTTCTTCAACACGCCCCTTTTCACAACTTAAGCCATTGTTTGCTTTCttcctctcttttcttttaaattttttcaagaAAGTTGTTAACTTTGTGGTTTTGTAAGTTGCATTTAGGTACTTTTTAGCTTTATTTCTAGTGCTTGTGATGAGGATTATCAAGAAGCTTTGGTGCTGTGAATGGGTTGTGTTTTGTTGCTTATTTCTTGCTGCTCTTGTTGCCTCCAAGAATCATGGTAactacttttattttatttttgctcCCCTTTTGTGTTCTTGATTCAACATTTGTAGGTAGCCCTTTTGTGTTTTTGCAGATGTTGATGTGTGTAATCAGATAATGTGGCTTCGCTATCATGTATAAACAATATGCTTAATGGTTCTTACCGGTTACCGCGTAAGTTAAAAAGAGATATATGCTTGATGGTAGCTCTCAAATTCGATAGAAGATAAGTATGTATAACAAGAGTTTTTAGGTTAATATCATATTTAGCAGGGAGACTTGATTGTTGAATTTGAGAGCTAATAATTGTTAAACACTGGGTGTTAGTTGATAGGCTTTACGGGAAATTTAGGTTGCAGTAACAGAAAATGGCTACCAGATGTAATAGAAGAAGTAGGTTAAGTGATAGAAAATGTCATCATTTACAATTTTAAGGACATTGGAAACCCTATACAAGGCCTCAATTATTAAAACTAGTAGTCCAGTGCTGCTGCCTGATAGGGAAGTCTCAAAATTTATCAACCAATGCTTGTAAAAATCTTGGAGACTGATATAAAAGCTTAGGAGAATGAATGAATGATAATGATATAGAGCTATGTCTCTTGTCTCTTTATCTACCGATATACCTTAAGTGCTGATAAATTGATTAAGGATCTTTTCATTCAACTTATAAAACTAAAGAATGATATAAAAGTTTAGGAAATAGCAATGAGAAGTTGCTGTGCAgtgaaacaaaataaaacatcATGACTTGCACCTGTTAGGCTTAGAAGACATCTCACACACCTTTTATAGTTATAATCTTTTCACTAATATACTCTGCCTCTAAAAACATCTGAGATGAAAATATGCAGTACCTCAAGAAGCTTTCGGTCACTTGAATACATTGAATAAGTCTAAGGCATCTGTTGCTCTTCTATCGGATACACCGTACACTTAAATGGCTGCAGACATGTGCATTTAAGATGTAAAACTAGGTCCATTCCTTATATCAGCTTTACACTATTGCTACCAGCTATATCAGCAGATGTGCCCCTTTCCTATTTAGACTGTGCCAAATTGAATTCACAATATATAGGGACCTATACTATAGTCTATTAGTTTAAGAATTCAAGAAGCTATAGAAATGGAAAACACAGTAATACATCTGTAATTTAAATCTCCAAGGGTATAGTAGCTATATATCTATAAATCTTAAACAATTAATTGTGCCAGCTATCAATATGCATTTTCATAAATAGAACTTTGATTATTACAGCTGTTTGATCTACATAAATTTGGGTTTGCTACCTCTGCAAAGATGAAACTTCAATGTCTTACAGAAGTTGGTTTTgagtttttgtatttattttttctgcCGTGTAATAACCACTTTTTTACAGTAATTTAGGCAAGCAGTTAATGGATTTTACTGGCATTGAAGATGTAATGCAGCCACTGACTTATCTAACATTAGTAAAAAGCTGGCCATGATGTTTCTGTTTCAGATGGAATGTTTTTCAACCACATGGTGAAAATATTTTTGTGGAAGTGTTTACTAGTTTTACTCTCTGTAGGGCATACCAAAGTGAATTTTTTGTTGAACTTATGCTCACTGAAGGATTTGATTTGAACTTGCTCTTTGATAGAAAATtagttaatattaataaaacattcATAAAGTGAACTTGCAATATTACTAAAACATGTAATACTGTGAATTATGCAAACTAGTTGCATATGTAATGATACTTTGACAGAGCTGGACTATACAAACTAGTTGATCAAATTTACATCGTTCTTGTATATTAATTACAATTGTCTGCATATGCTATCTGACTTTCAGTGCATTAGACCTTTAAGCATTTTTCTTGGAATGAGTAGACTTGCCAGTTGCCACTAGGCTTTCAACAATTCATATGAGAAATTATTTTACGCCCTCGAGAGTTAAGTATCAAACTTATTTTGTTCTTTggttttgtttcaaaatttgtACCAActcaattttgatattttatgctATGCTTTTGCACAAAATATATTCCAAAGCAGATTGTCTATCTCCAGTACTCTACCGTCTTGTGCATACATACTAAATTTGGCTGACCAGGAGTGAATGGGAAACTCAATAATGAATTTTGAAAAGGAAATTAGTAACTTCGTCATGCTAATAGTGTTAGCAGTGACAACAGCGACTGTGTTGCTAATTTTGATTCGGAAGATCTTCTTTAACTACTAGTCCTCCAATCAAACATGAAATGTTATACTTGACACCTAGGCACTTCGTAGGCTGCAGTTACCGTTCAACATTTAAGCTCGAAACCTGTGAGTTGTAGCATCATCTAACCAGCAACCTATGAAATAGGTAAAAATAGATCCCTTGGTTTATACACTAGTTGATACCCTTCATCTCTTGGCACTAAGAGGTTGAGGTTCACGCCTCCACTCTAGCCTCAGTGAGTATTTCCAGAGCTCTGTAATATGTTTTCTGCGTGCAGTGGATTCACAACGTGTCATGGTATTTgcctatttaataataatttattagcatacatttcaaaataattaaggCTATATCATGTCAAAGATATGAAACTTTGTTATTTTCTCGAACTTCTAGATGGCGATGGTGATTAATCTGTTTTTTGTGCTGTAGGTAATCCTGCAAATGACCTTGTTGACATTATCAACAAGAATAGGACTGCTGTAAAGCTTTCTCAGCTAAGTAATAATCCTGGCCTTGGGTGCATGGCTCTGCAATATGTAGAGCAATGCAAAGGAAATTGCAGCTCTAACAATGCTTTAACTTGTCAGCCATCTGAAGATGACTTCACTGAAGTTTTTGCACCTAACTGTGGAGTCGAGCTTCCCACTTTTGGCAGTGTATCTGGACGTATTTTCGGGTGCCAACACAAATATCTTGATCCATCTGAAGCCTTCTTACATGTGATTGCTCAAAACAACAAATCTGTGTCCCTTCTCAGAAATAAAACGTTTACAGAAGTGGGAGTAGGCTTAGTCGGCGTCCACAAACATAAAGGACCTTACTTTTGGTGTGTTCTGCTCAGCAATAGTCAGAGAAACAGTACGTTTGTTCTTCAAGATCTTGGCGAAGGAATTAAGCAAAAGAAAGGATGCTATAGCGGAACTAGTACTCCATGCAGCGATGCACACGATGTTGGTGTGTTTCCTAACTTAGTTACAGCCGCCTTAATTTCTGTTTACTTTTTAGAAATATTTCTCTAAGTTAGTTAATTTTAAGTGTCTTATCACATTCATGTGAACTGCATATATGAGATTCTTCTCGGGGCTATGTGATTCTTCAGGTTGTTATATTTACTCTTTTGCTAATTTGAAATGGCAAATcgtcaaaataatttatatctcTAGCAATGATTAGTTAACTTCTATATccggtttttttttgtttttttttttgcttgtttATCTATCGCTCATCATCACTCCATCATTTGATGTTCATATAAGCTATTTTGATCTTCGTATGCACTGGTTTAAACCACACTGTACGATTTAGCTGGAAAAAACAGGCTGTATTCTTTTCATTCAGTTGGTGCATCATTATTTTTCCACGTTTTTCATGCATCATCATACATTAGAGAAGCATTTATCAAATGTCTAGTACACAATTCTTGACATGCATAAAATAGAAACACTTAAAAATTGAAATGTGATTCCCGTGATATGTAATTTTGTACTTCCGTAAATAACTGCAGAAAGGGCAGTTGCGCATGGTTAatgcatatatattttgttcCTGTAAAGCAAAGAACCATTTAGACTAGCAGCACCAATCTTTAGTACAAGAATCACTTTTTCTAGACAAAGTCCATAACCATTTTTCATATATAGTGAATAATGTAGCTAGCTTCTAGCATAGAACATCTTTAGCTTGACATATTTGCCAATATTCTTGTACCAAAGTTGTTAAGGAATCCTCTCAGGTGTCAACATTTACTTTACTTGCATTGCATATCTATGGATGATCTTGTGGTGCAACAAGAGCATGCACAGTGTGTGAACCAAACATACCCAATATGTCCAACTCTACTCGTTAGTTAGTTCTTAAGAGGGTTTAAGTAGGCACAACCAGGGTCCGGGATC
This genomic window from Daucus carota subsp. sativus chromosome 7, DH1 v3.0, whole genome shotgun sequence contains:
- the LOC108195147 gene encoding uncharacterized protein LOC108195147, producing MRIIKKLWCCEWVVFCCLFLAALVASKNHGNPANDLVDIINKNRTAVKLSQLSNNPGLGCMALQYVEQCKGNCSSNNALTCQPSEDDFTEVFAPNCGVELPTFGSVSGRIFGCQHKYLDPSEAFLHVIAQNNKSVSLLRNKTFTEVGVGLVGVHKHKGPYFWCVLLSNSQRNSTFVLQDLGEGIKQKKGCYSGTSTPCSDAHDVGVFPNLVTAALISVYFLEIFL